From Gimesia panareensis, the proteins below share one genomic window:
- a CDS encoding class I SAM-dependent methyltransferase: MSSESRSELECFRQLHQSPEIFELIQSHKGTEFQLQKQLREQYPEDVVRAALTLAELRVRGRAKFSRADQMWFDRKSLEQATPEAVSQYKAARFSGTVYDFCCGMGGDLVALAQHATVTGVDLEPLLCQFARWNSEVYEVADQVTLINQRLEEVKDREGLLHIDPDRRPGSGGKVIRIEDYRPDLETLLELIQEFEGGAIKLSPASNFAGKFPGTETELISLNGECKEATIWFGRLAGEAEFRATSISKTGEVASIAGHPMDAYTSITPPGEYLYDPDPAVVRSGLLDVAAAESGLSRLDAEEEYLTSTDLVESPFFRRFRILDELPNQDRDLKKYFRSADFGQLEIKCRRIPVPIEALRRKLSLKGKEAGVLVIARLEGKSRALVCERE, translated from the coding sequence ATGTCCAGTGAGTCCCGCTCCGAGCTTGAATGTTTCAGGCAGTTACATCAATCCCCGGAAATCTTTGAGCTGATCCAGTCTCATAAGGGGACCGAATTTCAGTTACAGAAACAGCTGCGGGAACAGTATCCCGAAGATGTGGTCCGGGCCGCATTGACCCTGGCGGAGCTCCGCGTCCGTGGACGTGCCAAGTTCTCCCGCGCCGATCAGATGTGGTTCGACAGAAAAAGCCTGGAGCAGGCTACTCCCGAAGCCGTCTCGCAGTACAAGGCAGCTCGATTTTCCGGTACCGTGTATGACTTCTGCTGTGGCATGGGGGGCGATCTGGTTGCTCTGGCACAACATGCTACGGTGACTGGCGTCGATCTGGAGCCGCTGCTCTGCCAGTTTGCCCGCTGGAACAGTGAAGTCTATGAAGTCGCGGACCAGGTGACTCTGATCAATCAACGTCTCGAAGAGGTCAAAGACCGTGAGGGTTTACTGCACATCGATCCGGACCGGCGACCCGGTTCCGGTGGGAAGGTGATTCGCATCGAAGATTACCGGCCCGATCTCGAGACGCTGCTCGAACTGATTCAGGAATTTGAGGGGGGGGCGATCAAGCTCAGCCCGGCGAGTAATTTCGCGGGGAAATTTCCCGGCACAGAAACCGAACTGATCAGCCTGAATGGTGAGTGCAAGGAAGCAACGATCTGGTTCGGAAGACTGGCGGGGGAAGCGGAGTTCCGGGCGACCTCAATTTCTAAAACGGGTGAAGTCGCAAGTATCGCCGGTCATCCCATGGATGCTTATACCAGCATCACTCCGCCGGGCGAATATCTGTATGACCCCGATCCGGCTGTGGTTCGCTCCGGTCTGCTGGATGTAGCTGCTGCTGAGTCTGGTTTAAGCCGCCTGGATGCCGAAGAGGAATATCTGACCTCAACGGACCTGGTAGAGTCTCCGTTTTTTAGGCGATTCCGGATTCTGGATGAGTTGCCGAACCAGGATCGCGACCTGAAGAAGTATTTCCGCTCTGCTGATTTCGGACAACTGGAAATCAAGTGCCGTCGGATTCCTGTGCCCATTGAAGCACTTCGCCGTAAACTGTCCCTTAAGGGGAAGGAGGCAGGCGTCCTTGTCATTGCCCGGCTGGAAGGCAAATCACGAGCGCTGGTTTGTGAACGCGAGTAG